The nucleotide sequence ggtcggagacacgaggtcggagtcggaggcggtcctcgggtcaggctttccgagtggaggccgtgcgaaggTGGCCGGGGCctaacgctagcgctccgatcagagaggccgttcggagttggcctgagcctgagctagtgccccggtcggaaagatgggccgaaggcggccagggcctgaagcgagtgcttcggtctattgaatttagactctcgggTCGGTCTAGAAGAAAAGAAGCCatcctcctgggccgagccctggcatggaagccggtccccgagggaccctaggtttatgaacccgacaagagcccccgagcccccgggcgattcgggcagaatcgtccaggggatttttgtcttgccgacaggtgtgcgcgagcgcacccgcgggtgtagcccccgagcccccgtgcGGTTCATGCCAAACCAGCTGGGGGTGTTTCTGATTTTGTCAACGGGGGATGTTTTTCTGTTTTGTCGACgggtgcgcgagcgcacccgcgggtgtagcccccgagccccaggcggTTCGGGCAAAACCGGCTAGGGGTGTTGTCTCGGCAGGCGTGTATGCGTGTTTTtaaccaaggcatcgttgtgtAGTCGAGGCGGTGAGGTGCGGGGGATAGGATAAAAAAGCAGAACTCACCGATCTTAGGTGTCGATGCGCGccttgggatcgggtgagtcagattTTGTGAacggaccatggcgtcggtgcgcgccgtggatgGGGACAACTTAGTTCGGAtgcgatagagctcactgatctttggcgtcgatgcgtgctttgggatcgggcgaggtggagccgcgaatggacccaggcatcggtgcacgccgtggatcgagagagttagatTAGTTAGTTtaggaagccgttacgcgagtttaggagtcacggtcccaggtTTTATTGGAGCGCAGTGAAGCCgtttgaagccgttacgcgagtttaggagtcgcggtcccaggagccgtagccggatgtcgccgatcctatcgacgcgagttcggggtcatggTCCCAGGGTTTCTTTGGAGCAtagtgaagccgtctgaagccgttacgcgagtttaggagtcgtggtcccaggTTTTATTGGAGCGCAGTGAAGCCGTCTAAAGCCATTACGCGAGTTAGGAGTCGCTGTCCCTGGCATTGGtttttgagcccccaagccctatcgggccttcgtaggggtcgatgtgagtttatgtgcgtttaccccatcctcggttcctcacaaccagaggggctgagtttcgtcgcctgtcccgatcgctcgggctcgaagactagctcggtgagttgttaacgggtGTGATCAAgtgaaatccgggtccgtcgttcgtgatggggtcagcatagccctcttgtgacattccactactccctTACCTACAACccaacagatgcctaggtcgttccggagaccgacccgggtggcctaacggcctccccttcgatggagatCCTACGGGCCTGGCGAAAGGTTcgggatcgaacgagaaggttgagatgacccagtctgctAGACCAGGCAAGGGCCGCATGGGGATCATCTGCGGTTTTCTCCCCTATCTCTGTTtcggttgctcatatcgaatgaggcaaccgccgcttcgtgacgcaatcaTGGAATGTTCtaatgcatttcgctgcatgtgcgatgcttagttcctgagccctagGGCGGTTCATGCCTTAACCATctggggggttcaggcgtatggtatgaaatgcacgtatggatgtatgaaatgattataaagaaatagagaggGTTTTATAGTGTTTACCTTTGATAGTTTTGAGTGACAgggctcggagagcttcagtcggaaatgtccgaccgggacccgtgctcgtcgttcatgacggagtcgacgtggcccacatggggtgtcccttcgcttcctacctgtgtcccggtgcttatcctgagtgaatcgatcgacttaggaggccggttgatctctctTGGTGGAGATCTCGCTGTTGGATCTCTCCAGGTCTGgccttgacgactggagtgatGGGGTTTCGGAGAGCTCTAGTCCgagatgtccgaccgggacctacacttgtcaatcgtgggttagcccttatgtgaacagttttgtattaatgaacacatgctcaccttggtgaCCTGAGAGATGGGGTTCAGATAGCCTCAGTCGGAAATGTTCGATCGggacctgtatctcaggtgcttatcctgagtgaattgatcaactcaggaggccggttgatctctccCGGCGGAGATTTCgctgttggatctctctaggtctGGCCTGGAGAGACGGGGAGTCGTCCACATGTGGTGGCGCTTAGGTTTTCGTGCCCaacgtgtggtagtggttggttgtgcggtagtggtgggccatgtcccgGTCACGTCCCGCCTGATCAGGAGCCGTTTCGTCGCGCTGGGCACGTCCCGACGGTCAGGGggcgtcccatctgcattaaatggaaaaagaGAGAGAGTTTCTCGCCCCGCCGTTTTGCCTTCCCGATGGGCACGTCCTTTCCTAACCGCTGCTCCCcttcctttaagtaggagaagagagagggtgttcgcctcgttcttttgcctgttcgtCGTCTGTCGCCGCcgcctttctttttcctcctcgtcaagagcgttcctgagagctatggaggtttctaggaaaggaagggggagagagcgagggagaagaggagaactcaCTGATCCTTTTTGCAAGCCGGAGCAAGATGTcggactagaggtcatccaccgTGAGGAAGTCGATGCTGGAGTCTTTCGTCAAGAAGGGTTTTCTGCCGccgcaggaggtggcgcactggagggtccttGGGGGAGAGGAGTTCCCACGACCTCGTCCCGGCGAGGTGGTGTCCTTCCTTACCTTTCACGAGCTCAggctaggataccccgcgcactggttcctgcatgggctccttaatgagtgggattTAGAGttgcaacacctcaatccgacgggggtgctgcatatcgctggTTTCGTCACCACgtgcgaggctttcctcgggatggagccacacgcggATCTCTTTCGGTGATTCTTCTCTGGGAGGACCTTGACGGCGGGGAGCTCGGTTGAGGCCACGTCGGTGGGGATTTCGCCCTTCAGAGGAAGTCGAGTGCAGGAGGTTCGTACCCCATGTACACCCCTTGTagttccaaccgggggtggcacggggagtggttctacatcaggaacccagagGCGGCGCCGTTCCCGGCGTTTACCGGCAGGAGGACGGAGGAGCGagaaagctggtcgtggggttGCGGCCGTaaggagaggcacaaggtggaggccatcgaagAGGAGCTCTGAAAGCTCGTGAGGTGCGGCCTTGACAGAGTCCGGGTGTTCTACACCCTCTACCGCCGCCGGATTGCAccattggcggagaggacgcagcCGATGTGGGAGTACAGCGGCTGGTCGAACCCGAACTGTGTGTCGTCGGAGGAGTTGCCGGAcaacgaggtctggagtcgcgtCGGCCGGGTGCTACAGCTGAGGCCTAGGGAGACGGTCGCGGGAAAACCCATACCGCTCAATGCCTCGATCGCGTCCACATTGGTGCGTTCATTTGTTTTGTTCGTGCTTCTTCTCTGCTCTTTCCTATTTCTTTGATCTGGTTCATtcgttccataggggcttgggaggtataagtcccgactacaccttcccaagggatcggAGGGCGTGGCTCGGCAGACTGCTCAGAAGAAGGCGGCCGAGGctcggaagaagaaaaagaataaggagATCCTGCGGaagtaggagaaggagcaggagatcgtCTGGTGCACGAGGCccggggaacgtaggagcgatgTCGAGTTAGAACTTGCGTCGGACGATCGTATGGATCTGGATGATATAgtcttctccggcgaggaggAGAGCGGGGGGGAGGGGTCATTGCGACCTTGGCGGAGCGTCGTGATACCATGACGTCGTCCGCCGGTGACGAGCTAGTGGTCGCACGTCGTGTGGCGGATCCCTCGTCGAGGAAGCACGCAGCGAGCACGGACGTCGTCGGTGAGCGGGCGtcgaagcggacgcggtcaccgtgCCCCTTGACAGCGTCGCCGACCCCGTCCCCACCTGTCGTGGACATGGCGGAGCAAGGCGGGCGGTCTACTGAGGAGTGTACTGACACCCGCGTGTCGCTCGAACCGGTGCCGACGCATGACTCGCAGCGGGGGGAGGACCTGCCTGCTGCGTGCGTGGTTGAGCATGTCAGGCGGTCTGAGGAGCAGACTAGAGCACGTGTGCCGCATGAGTCGCAGTCGGAGGATACTGCGCCTGTTGCTCCGGTCGAGGATTCTCGAGCCGAGGGTCGGGATGACCcgtaggccgggcaggagccggtaGGGACGACTTTGCCCCCTGCCGAAGTAAAGGAGCGCGGGTCACGGTCCGGGAGTGGTCCTCGACGTGCAGGCCCATCGACGTTGGGGTCAGCCTTCAGAGTTGTGTCGCTCGCCACCCGGTATGTCTttctccatttccttttggttttttgctggttgagctttttgttggagtgtgactgacTTGTACCTTCCGTCAGTGGCCTGGGGATGCCGGGGATGAGTATTGCCCCGACTGCAGTGCAGGAGACCTGGAAGCCCATTCTGCAGCGTGTCGCGGTGGCAAGACCTTCTATTTTAGGGATGGTGCCCCCTGGTTCGGCTGTTGATGAGGCGGCAGCTGTGGCAtcggtgttggcggcgatccAAGTGCCGATGGCGACGGTGGCATCGGAGGTGACTCTCGCAGCCTCCCCTCCACTGGTTGTGGTGGAGGAGGCGAGGGATACCGAGCTCCCTGCCTTGCCGGGTGGAGGGTCGCGCGGCTCACCCTTGCCGTCGGAGCCGAAGGCGCCGGGGGAAGACGTGGCCGGGCCGGGGTCGGGACGCCCGGCGGCGGCCCAGGCcaacgaggtggtggagatcccgtttGATGACGAGGCGGATGTCCCGGTGGAGCCATCAGTGCCGTTGCGGCAACCCGCCGGTGATGTCACGGCGGAGCCGTCGGCGCCGTCGCGGGGCCTGGCGGTGGTCCAGTCGGTGGCTAGGACCTCTAGCGGGCCGGTGGTGTCGCTGCGGGACCTGGCAGTGGTAcggttggaggctgggccctcaggCAAGGTGCcggagggtgacctggagtggccctgccctgagcacCCAGCGAATGCACGGTTCGTCCTCCGGGACTCCCAGGAgcatcagctctaggacatctttggggggcaagggcacgTCTTGGTatcagaactcaccaagctgACCGCGTAGCTTGAAAGCGCCCGGAAGCAGGCTTTGTTTGCCcggtagttggttgagggcgacaTGCAGCTCACGGCGAAGGTCAGTTTCTAGTACTTGTCCTTTACCCTTTGGATCCTTTGTCAGTTGTTTTTAGTGTGCTTGCCTTTTGTAGGAAATAAGGAAGACATCGTCCCGCAAGTCCCACTTCCTCCAGTCGGAGTCCACTTGCCACGAGTCCCGGGACCAGGCGGCCGAGGCAGCCTCGGcgcgggcggaggggcagcgtgcggaGGAGCGGGCGACTacggccgagcaagggctcgaggcggcaagGGCCCGTCAGGCGGAGACTGAGGCAGAGTTGCGGGTGTCCCTGGCGAACACCGAGGTGGCGCTTCAGGAGGCTTTGGCGGCCCTTGATCCAGAGCGCACCGCCCTAGAGTCAGCGGagaaggccctggaggtggagcGGAGGGCCTGGTTGGAGGTGGATCGAGAGGTGCTCGCGCTCCGGGGCCGGGTGATGGAGACGGAGGACGCGAGTGCCTGGCTACGTGAGCAGGTGGCCTAGCTACGCGAGCAGGTGGCTCGGCAAgcggaggatctctccacccttgaggcttcTCATGTCGGTACGTaccctttttgttttttgttgtgttggcttttccctcagcctgtttctgagctcgtCGCTCTTCTTGCAGAGCTGGGCGAAAAAGTGGAGGTgctggagcgggacctggagacgaCCATGGCGACGCTTGGCCGAAAtacggaggagctggccaagtcccgtgaggagcgtcgtgctcttgagggggatcttgaccagatccgcaatgttgcccagcACGTCATTTCAGAGATCTTTGGGTCGGCGCCGAGCACCAGCGCACCCGCtgtctagctggcggaggtctcGGGGGAGGTCCGAGATCTTATCAGGTCCGGGTTGTTCTacggagcgtcgggggtgctgaccgcggtggggacgcaccatccgcacctagacttcgccaccatCTGTAGCGGATATGCTGAAGGCATGAGCATGGCAGAAATCCAGTCCattggggagagcttgctgccgttcGCGCGGTCGGTGGCAGAccaagtctccgccgagtgggtgatggacgttcgcCATGAAGACCTGGCCAAAAGCGCACGTGGAGAGGATGCTGTAGAGCTTTTGGATGGCGAAGAGCCTAGGTCGGAGGTGAATGTCGCCCTGGTCTTGGCCGAGCCAGATGCCGTGCCGTCGGGAAGTGAGCAGCTTGCGCCTTCGTTGGTTGCACCGTCGTCGGATGTCGCCGGGTCGGcccagtagcatgt is from Miscanthus floridulus cultivar M001 chromosome 7, ASM1932011v1, whole genome shotgun sequence and encodes:
- the LOC136465830 gene encoding uncharacterized protein, whose product is MQLTAKEIRKTSSRKSHFLQSESTCHESRDQAAEAASARAEGQRAEERATTAEQGLEAARARQAETEAELRVSLANTEVALQEALAALDPERTALESAEKALEVERRAWLEVDREVLALRGRVMETEDASAWLREQPVSELVALLAELGEKVEVLERDLETTMATLGRNTEELAKSREERRALEGDLDQIRNVAQHVISEIFGSAPSTSAPAV